One Parashewanella spongiae genomic window, GCACAGATCATCGCTCAACCCTTAGCGGCACTTGATCGGATTCGATATGTGTTGCTGATCTGGCCAGATTCTCAAATGCAAAATGAATTGATTGAGTCCAGCATCGCCAAGGAGTCACAATGAATTATCAAGCTGCTAATGGTCGTCCTGTTGCTTGGTTGACCTTTATTGTCGGATTAGTACTACAGGTGATGCCACTTCCAATGGAAATAAGCGCGTGGCGGCCAGATTGGTTGCTGCTTATCCTTATGTGTTGGACGCTGCATTTGCCTCATCGATACAGTATTTTTACCGCTTTTATATTGGGTGTGATACTGGACGTGTTACTTGGTTCCCATTTAGGTGTGAATGCGTTAGCACTTTCTATTTCAGTGTATTTTGTGCTCTTATATCAACAACGTTTGATTAACTTTCCTCAATGGCAACAAGCACTTGTTGTGTTGGCGATTATGATCCTTTATCACTTAATTGTTTTCTGGATTGAATTCATTCTAGGTGAAACCGAATTTAGCTTAGTCTTATTTTATCCGGCCTTTGCGAGCTTTATTTTTTGGCGCTGGGGCAACTGGATGATAAGGCGTATTGCTTTAAAATATAGAGTAACTTAATTGTGGAACTAGTATTGGCATCAACGTCTCCAAGACGTAAAGAACTGCTTGCATTGATTACCCAGTTAATGCCAGAAAAAACCTTTGACTGTGTTTCACCTGACATTGACGAGTCACAACTCGAATTTGAAATCGCAACGGATTATGTTAAACGTTTAGCGCTACAAAAAGCTAAAGTCGGTGCAGTATTGTTTGGTGATGAGAAGGCGATAGTGCTGGGGTCGGATACGATTGTTGTGGTGGATGATGATATTCTCGGCAAGCCAACAAGTTATCAAGATGCATTCGATATGCTGACACGATTATCAGGCCGTGAGCATCAAGTTATGACCGCCGTGGCGGTCGTGAGTCAAGATGGTTCAAATGTGCTAATGGTAGAAACTCAGGTTGAGTTCTGTGATTTAACGGCCAGTGATATTGAGTCGTATATAGAGTCTGGAGAGCCGATGGATAAAGCTGGTTCTTACGGTATTCAAGGTATAGCCGGTGCATTTATTAAAAATATTATTGGCAGTTATTCAGCGGTTGTTGGGTTGCCGATGATGGAAACAAGACAGTTATTGCTTAATGCACAAAGTATGAATTCGAAATAAAGTAGCCCTATCTAACGGATGAGCGAAACCGCGAAACGTCACGATGGGTAAATGCAAGGCAACAGTGATGAATCAGCGCGTAAATAATAAAGCTCAACGGAAAATGGGTTCAGAACTCCTAATTAATGTCACGCCGACAGAGGCTCGAGTGGCATTAGTTGAACATGGTGTATTGCAAGAGGTTCACGTCGAAAGACGTATGAAACGTGGACTGGTTGGTAATATTTACAAAGGCAAAATTAGCCGTGTATTACCGGGAATGCAAGCCGCATTTGTAGATATCGGCTTGGATAAAGCGGCATTCTTGCATGCATCAGACATTGTTCCTCATACTGAGTGTGTTGCCGATGGTGAAAAACGTAATTTTGTCGTGAGAGATATTAGTGAGCTGGTAAAGCAAGGCCAATTCATAGTTGTTCAAGTGGTTAAAGATCCGCTAGGCACGAAAGGAGCCCGTTTAACGACAGATATTACCCTGCCTTCTCGTTATTTAGTCTTTATGCCGGGTGCGGCTCATGTCGGTG contains:
- the mreD gene encoding rod shape-determining protein MreD; protein product: MNYQAANGRPVAWLTFIVGLVLQVMPLPMEISAWRPDWLLLILMCWTLHLPHRYSIFTAFILGVILDVLLGSHLGVNALALSISVYFVLLYQQRLINFPQWQQALVVLAIMILYHLIVFWIEFILGETEFSLVLFYPAFASFIFWRWGNWMIRRIALKYRVT
- a CDS encoding Maf family protein; translated protein: MELVLASTSPRRKELLALITQLMPEKTFDCVSPDIDESQLEFEIATDYVKRLALQKAKVGAVLFGDEKAIVLGSDTIVVVDDDILGKPTSYQDAFDMLTRLSGREHQVMTAVAVVSQDGSNVLMVETQVEFCDLTASDIESYIESGEPMDKAGSYGIQGIAGAFIKNIIGSYSAVVGLPMMETRQLLLNAQSMNSK